The following are encoded together in the Ornithorhynchus anatinus isolate Pmale09 unplaced genomic scaffold, mOrnAna1.pri.v4 scaffold_264_arrow_ctg1, whole genome shotgun sequence genome:
- the SMIM5 gene encoding small integral membrane protein 5 yields MAAQGFPQEMQSLGQKLLLRLKQLPQAEPVEIAAFSVILLFVATLLLLLGMACCCCCCSFSPSFRTERRARKP; encoded by the exons ATGGCAGCCCAGGGCTTCCCGCAGGAGATGCAGTCCCTGGGCCAGAAGCTCTTGCTGAGGCTCAAGCAGCTGCCCCAGGCGGAGCCGGTGGAGATCGCCGCCTTCTCCGTCATCCTCCTCTTTGTCG ccaccttgctgctgctgctagggatggcgtgctgctgctgctgctgcagcttctCACCCAGCTTCCGGACTGAGCGGCGGGCCAGGAAGCCCTAG